A stretch of the Schistocerca serialis cubense isolate TAMUIC-IGC-003099 chromosome 2, iqSchSeri2.2, whole genome shotgun sequence genome encodes the following:
- the LOC126456549 gene encoding E3 ubiquitin-protein ligase Siah1-like, with translation MFSRPTSSKRLSEISGKREITENQPVLPPRRQKPSTLNNTGGEYQSPVPAKVGTPKNAVSDAPPQLPSKPEALKDAQDETPPVQLRTGLTATASMRLQPQQRLQLARHVTISSSSGGDLKKGVLDALRCPICNQYMVPPIFMCASGHSICDTCKAKCQDVCPSCGERIETTRNLALERLAESSSSLYPCGHWERGCRQQLPSKQLRRHEAGCIFRPLLCPLACGWHGRRDHLLSHAKCAHPNRYSAVVDTSVPHIQWDLPLKASFHDYRHAVFAFGESFAYVKHFSEEKRKMYLAVQLLGDPANTSSFRYKFEMTKEKGGCYESMSRTRSVHSCDEDLDTVLESNACITIDFETLVYYGNGPRTFMIFKVQQKDATNSKLLVN, from the coding sequence ATGTTTAGCAGACCAACAAGTTCCAAGAGGCTGAGTGAGATATCGGGCAAAAGGGAGATAACAGAAAATCAGCCGGTACTTCCTCCGAGACGACAAAAGCCATCTACATTGAACAACACTGGAGGCGAGTATCAATCCCCCGTGCCAGCGAAGGTGGGAACACCAAAGAACGCTGTTAGCGATGCTCCACCCCAACTTCCGTCGAAACCGGAAGCACTGAAGGACGCTCAAGACGAAACTCCACCCGTGCAACTGCGAACAGGTCTCACGGCGACAGCCTCCATGAGACTCCAGCCTCAGCAGAGACTGCAGTTGGCTCGCCATGTCACCATATCCAGCAGCTCTGGAGGCGATCTCAAGAAGGGTGTGCTCGATGCCCTCAGGTGTCCCATCTGCAATCAGTACATGGTGCCGCCCATCTTCATGTGCGCCAGTGGCCACAGCATTTGTGACACATGTAAGGCCAAGTGCCAAGATGTGTGCCCTTCCTGTGGTGAACGCATCGAGACAACTCGCAACCTGGCCCTGGAGCGTCTGGCGGAGTCTTCCTCGTCGCTGTACCCGTGTGGCCACTGGGAAAGGGGCTGCCGACAGCAGCTGCCGTCCAAACAGCTGCGCCGCCACGAGGCTGGTTGCATCTTCCGGCCACTACTCTGCCCTCTAGCATGTGGCTGGCACGGCCGTCGCGACCacctgttgtcccatgcaaaatGCGCACACCCTAACCGCTACTCTGCTGTCGTGGACACTAGTGTGCCCCACATCCAGTGGGACCTACCGCTGAAAGCGTCCTTCCACGATTACCGCCACGCCGTCTTTGCCTTCGGTGAGTCCTTCGCCTACGTGAAGCACTTCAGTGAGGAGAAGCGCAAGATGTATCTGGCTGTGCAGCTCCTGGGTGATCCTGCCAACACTTCGAGTTTCAGGTACAAGTTCGAGATGACCAAGGAGAAAGGAGGCTGTTATGAATCCATGTCTCGTACGCGCTCTGTGCACTCCTGCGACGAGGACCTCGACACTGTACTTGAGTCGAACGCCTGCATCACTATAGACTTCGAAACATTAGTCTATTATGGGAATGGACCACGTACCTTCATGATATTCAAGGTGCAACAGAAGGACGCCACCAATAGCAAACTACTCGTGAATTAA